In one Kitasatospora cineracea genomic region, the following are encoded:
- a CDS encoding IS701 family transposase: MTPDELGSLRDELEAFAAEVFAPLRRSDQQDKGVSYLRGLLLDGRRKSMQPMAERLGIDHQRLQQFISSSTWPVEQIRSRLADRATRVLGADAWVVDDTGFPKDGAGSPGVARQYSGTLGKVGNCQVGVSVHAVTDSASCPLNWRLFLPESWDPAKAADPAGAAFAERRRARCGIPPAEGHRPKWQLALEMLDELATWKLLPPVVVADAGYGDNAHFRAALDERGLRWIVQVKGLTTAHPIDAVTHRPPYGGLGPRPKPRYRTRPVPLAEHVRAAGREAARTVTWRRGSRDHLTSTFVVLRVRLAGRRPRIEEDGTLPPCWLLAQWPPEVSEPSHYWVSNLSEDTPLEELVRLAKIRWRIEHDYRELKTALGLDHFEGRSWMGWHRHVTLVTAAHLFVTLTRSRPKVPARA; this comes from the coding sequence ATGACTCCGGATGAACTGGGTTCGTTACGTGATGAGTTGGAGGCGTTCGCGGCGGAGGTGTTCGCTCCGCTGCGACGCTCGGACCAGCAGGACAAGGGCGTCAGCTACCTCCGTGGCCTGCTGCTGGACGGCCGGCGCAAGTCGATGCAGCCGATGGCCGAGCGGCTCGGCATCGACCACCAGCGCCTGCAGCAGTTCATCTCCTCCTCGACGTGGCCGGTGGAGCAGATCAGGTCCAGGCTCGCCGACCGTGCGACACGCGTCCTGGGAGCGGATGCGTGGGTCGTGGACGACACCGGCTTCCCGAAGGACGGCGCCGGTTCGCCGGGCGTGGCCCGCCAGTACTCGGGCACTTTGGGCAAGGTCGGCAACTGCCAGGTGGGGGTGAGCGTTCACGCGGTCACCGACAGCGCGTCCTGCCCGCTGAACTGGAGACTGTTCCTGCCCGAGTCCTGGGATCCGGCGAAGGCCGCAGACCCGGCCGGGGCGGCCTTCGCCGAGCGTCGCCGGGCCCGTTGCGGGATCCCGCCCGCCGAGGGCCACCGGCCGAAGTGGCAACTGGCCCTGGAGATGCTCGACGAGCTCGCAACGTGGAAGCTCCTCCCTCCGGTCGTGGTCGCCGACGCCGGCTACGGCGACAACGCGCACTTCCGCGCGGCCCTCGACGAGCGCGGGCTGCGGTGGATCGTGCAGGTCAAAGGTCTGACGACCGCCCACCCCATCGACGCCGTCACCCACCGACCGCCCTACGGCGGACTCGGCCCACGGCCCAAGCCCCGCTATCGCACCCGTCCCGTTCCGTTGGCCGAGCACGTCCGGGCCGCAGGTCGGGAAGCGGCCCGGACGGTGACCTGGCGGCGTGGCTCCCGCGACCACCTGACCTCGACCTTCGTCGTGCTGCGCGTGCGTCTGGCCGGACGTCGTCCACGGATCGAGGAGGACGGCACCCTGCCGCCGTGCTGGCTTCTTGCCCAGTGGCCGCCGGAGGTGTCGGAGCCGTCCCACTACTGGGTCTCGAACCTGTCCGAGGACACCCCTCTCGAGGAACTCGTGCGGCTCGCCAAGATCCGCTGGCGGATCGAGCACGACTACCGCGAGCTCAAGACCGCCCTCGGCCTGGACCACTTCGAGGGCCGTTCCTGGATGGGCTGGCACCGGCACGTCACGCTCGTCACCGCGGCCCACCTCTTCGTGACACTGACCCGGAGCCGCCCAAAAGTCCCTGCTCGGGCATGA
- a CDS encoding YfbM family protein, with translation MSLGVHFAIDAETADRLLAAADDDEVAALVEEIEEEGIGVGHCDTDKAWDAIHRSLTDGYLGYDNGSYPLNAVILGGVQLHEGDDYIVSLLTPDRVRDVADAVADVGREALKAGYDCIDIEDYGPNFGHEDFAYTWANFTDLVVFFRQAADAGRHVIFTVGQ, from the coding sequence ATGAGCCTGGGAGTCCACTTCGCCATCGATGCGGAGACCGCCGATCGCCTGCTCGCGGCCGCAGACGATGATGAGGTTGCTGCGCTCGTCGAGGAGATTGAGGAAGAGGGCATCGGTGTCGGGCACTGTGACACCGACAAGGCGTGGGATGCCATCCATCGCAGCCTGACCGACGGTTACCTTGGCTACGACAACGGCAGCTACCCGCTGAACGCCGTGATCCTGGGCGGCGTGCAGCTTCATGAAGGGGACGATTACATCGTCAGCCTGCTCACTCCGGATCGGGTTCGCGATGTCGCCGATGCCGTGGCCGATGTCGGCCGCGAGGCACTGAAAGCAGGTTACGACTGCATCGACATCGAAGACTACGGGCCGAACTTCGGCCACGAGGACTTCGCCTACACCTGGGCGAACTTCACTGACCTGGTCGTCTTCTTCCGGCAGGCGGCGGACGCAGGACGCCACGTGATCTTTACGGTCGGCCAGTAG
- a CDS encoding Mur ligase domain-containing protein: MSITAPSGTAPLPGLLSAVHLVGSCEPGMEGLARWLAGAGADVTGSVPEAEQGAPAVAALAEAGIRVRVGFDAEHLLADRTAVLWSGASGPHPELDRAQALRLPILSRDIALRAVCAEAGSGAVAVAGSHSTATAAAALAHLLDDGATGWILNTPARGATAGHAAGQRVVVDLCPDTATHEAAPRGGWQRRPTPYVRLATEQLAAALIMATGANVPHYEDHVAGLDAAERLARRTDILVLPTWDNSTVNLRERLADRPVPGQHVVTVGIAPDSTARIVHLTRTGVGYRTVLRYRQEEHSFLLPVTGEHHARAVCAAVACALALGEHPQTVVARAAGFRGVEGCLATAATQRGVTVAMSRARHPHEVAQDVQAARLLTEGALIAVLEPDGIARAGAHAAELGDALVGADQVLLLPVNTPLAGHAGPDPLEAIEEMARQRRGDGTVHRTGRSPEQQIDGLVGEGDLVLVIGTGAARLLGPRLLARLGHPTPPTAPAPGLDQETAAVANSLSDLTPKSIELAVAIAAGRTARDIARGSSTYRSTEGARKAVEHLLRKTGARHRRQLTAWATAAKIVTAPSRDTKALTSPPVLPPRIQTILQGWADGRSTEEIRKELNVSQPILDVYIRTLQLHLDVDTLEQAMVVAVLSGLVRVELPGDPYPAEVTP, translated from the coding sequence ATGAGTATCACCGCCCCGTCCGGTACGGCGCCGCTACCCGGACTGCTGTCGGCCGTCCACCTCGTCGGGTCCTGCGAGCCCGGAATGGAGGGCCTGGCCCGCTGGCTGGCCGGGGCCGGTGCCGACGTCACCGGCAGCGTCCCCGAGGCAGAGCAGGGCGCCCCGGCCGTGGCCGCCCTCGCCGAGGCGGGCATCCGGGTGCGGGTCGGATTCGACGCCGAACACCTGCTCGCCGACCGCACCGCGGTGCTGTGGTCGGGGGCGAGCGGGCCGCACCCCGAACTGGACCGCGCCCAGGCGCTACGGCTGCCGATCCTGAGCCGGGACATTGCCCTCAGGGCGGTCTGCGCCGAGGCCGGCAGCGGGGCGGTGGCCGTGGCCGGCAGCCACAGCACTGCTACCGCGGCCGCCGCCCTCGCCCATCTCCTCGACGACGGAGCCACCGGCTGGATCCTCAACACTCCGGCCCGCGGAGCCACCGCCGGGCACGCGGCCGGGCAGCGGGTCGTGGTGGACCTGTGCCCGGACACCGCCACCCACGAGGCCGCCCCGAGGGGCGGCTGGCAGCGACGTCCCACACCGTACGTCCGGCTCGCCACCGAACAGCTCGCCGCCGCGCTGATCATGGCGACCGGCGCCAACGTCCCGCACTACGAGGACCACGTCGCCGGTCTCGACGCCGCCGAACGTCTCGCCCGCCGCACCGACATCCTCGTCCTGCCGACTTGGGACAACAGCACGGTCAACCTGCGCGAACGCCTGGCAGACCGCCCCGTGCCCGGCCAGCACGTGGTCACCGTCGGTATCGCCCCCGACTCCACCGCCCGGATCGTTCACCTCACCCGCACCGGGGTGGGCTATCGCACCGTACTGCGCTACCGGCAGGAGGAGCACTCCTTCCTCCTGCCGGTCACCGGCGAGCACCACGCCCGAGCGGTGTGCGCCGCCGTCGCCTGCGCGCTGGCGCTCGGCGAGCACCCGCAGACCGTCGTCGCCCGAGCCGCCGGCTTCCGCGGAGTCGAGGGCTGCCTCGCCACTGCCGCCACCCAGCGCGGCGTCACCGTGGCCATGTCCCGTGCCCGGCACCCGCACGAGGTCGCCCAGGACGTGCAGGCAGCCCGCTTGCTGACCGAAGGCGCGCTGATCGCTGTCCTGGAACCGGACGGTATCGCCCGCGCCGGCGCCCACGCCGCCGAACTCGGAGACGCCCTCGTCGGCGCCGACCAGGTACTGCTGCTGCCGGTCAACACCCCGTTGGCCGGACACGCCGGGCCGGACCCGCTGGAGGCCATCGAGGAGATGGCCCGTCAGCGGCGCGGTGACGGCACCGTCCATCGCACCGGCCGTAGCCCGGAGCAGCAGATCGACGGACTGGTCGGGGAGGGGGACCTGGTCCTCGTCATCGGCACCGGGGCGGCTCGGCTGCTGGGGCCGCGCCTGCTGGCTCGCCTGGGTCACCCCACTCCGCCGACCGCGCCCGCTCCCGGCCTCGACCAGGAGACGGCTGCGGTCGCGAACAGCCTCAGCGACCTCACCCCCAAGAGCATCGAACTCGCTGTCGCCATCGCGGCCGGCCGCACCGCCCGCGACATCGCCCGCGGCTCCAGCACCTACCGGAGTACCGAAGGCGCCCGAAAAGCGGTCGAACACCTTCTACGCAAGACCGGCGCCCGCCACCGCCGCCAGCTCACCGCTTGGGCAACCGCCGCGAAGATCGTCACCGCTCCGTCCCGCGACACGAAGGCGCTGACCTCCCCGCCAGTTCTACCGCCCCGGATCCAGACGATTCTCCAGGGCTGGGCCGACGGCCGCTCCACCGAGGAGATCAGGAAGGAGCTCAACGTTTCCCAGCCGATCCTGGACGTCTACATCCGCACCCTGCAACTGCACTTGGACGTGGACACCCTCGAGCAGGCCATGGTCGTGGCCGTCCTTTCGGGCCTCGTCCGAGTCGAACTGCCCGGAGATCCGTACCCGGCGGAGGTGACGCCGTGA
- a CDS encoding MAB_1171c family putative transporter → MSSSTPAPRVPRPHMITKRTDILNDAALRPDRLRLGAAAPVSTLAAMDVLFFSADRPHEALDPLTAYPQDPWLLAYTLTWTTYFGWAMFTASRLSLQWSRRPGPDSLRRGLRLICLGTCIGIAYTAHRASMLVFGKFGLQPLPADTERLLNGLLALVPLLLVSLGSTLPVVPALARTARHHCSLVRLYPLWAHLSDAVPQIRYGPKRHPVADALDLRGTRDRLYRRTIEIRDAILVLNGAATVPMRLRAADHVEDAGLTGSAATAAAEACWLRASREAHIAGHARTGRLEAPTHSGSDLDTETAFLLALSDAYFSDLATAFAHAHLARLTAPAGATP, encoded by the coding sequence ATGTCTTCATCGACGCCCGCACCTCGCGTCCCTCGGCCTCACATGATCACAAAACGGACAGACATACTGAACGACGCCGCCCTGCGGCCCGACCGGCTTCGCCTCGGCGCAGCGGCCCCCGTGAGCACCCTCGCTGCCATGGACGTGCTGTTCTTCAGCGCCGACCGCCCGCACGAAGCACTCGACCCGCTGACGGCCTACCCCCAGGACCCATGGCTCCTGGCATACACCCTGACGTGGACCACGTACTTCGGCTGGGCGATGTTCACCGCTTCCCGGCTCTCCTTGCAGTGGTCGCGCCGGCCGGGCCCGGACTCGCTCCGCCGCGGGCTCCGGCTCATCTGCCTCGGCACCTGCATCGGCATCGCGTACACCGCCCACCGGGCCTCGATGCTCGTGTTCGGCAAGTTCGGACTCCAGCCACTGCCGGCCGACACGGAACGGCTGCTGAACGGCCTGCTAGCGCTCGTCCCGCTGCTGCTGGTCTCGCTCGGCAGCACGCTGCCCGTGGTCCCGGCGCTTGCCCGGACAGCCCGACACCACTGCAGCCTCGTCCGGCTGTACCCGCTCTGGGCGCACCTGAGCGACGCTGTCCCGCAGATCCGCTACGGTCCGAAACGGCACCCGGTCGCCGATGCCCTCGACCTGCGTGGCACCCGTGACCGGCTCTACCGGCGGACGATCGAGATCCGCGACGCGATACTCGTCCTGAACGGCGCCGCCACCGTCCCGATGCGGCTCCGCGCGGCCGACCACGTGGAGGACGCGGGACTCACCGGCAGCGCCGCAACCGCCGCCGCCGAGGCCTGCTGGCTGCGCGCCTCCCGCGAGGCCCACATCGCCGGGCACGCCCGGACCGGGCGCCTCGAGGCTCCTACCCACTCCGGCTCGGACCTCGACACCGAGACCGCCTTCCTGCTCGCCCTGTCCGACGCCTACTTCTCCGACCTCGCCACCGCCTTCGCCCACGCGCACCTCGCGCGCCTGACCGCCCCCGCCGGAGCCACCCCGTGA
- a CDS encoding DUF6531 domain-containing protein, whose translation MTCPGSPASTGIVMELVKYCGDPVNTSTGAFGEVFTDAQIPGPGQTIQLTRSYSSSLTAAGVFGKGWAFPYSAWLNVGQSLVTFHAEDGSQTAYTVQADGSLAPTQPYIHSTLKKTASGYQLTTPDQHQVLFDATGRLTAMRDPAGLGVTLSYTGSQLTGVTDAGGHTVTFGYTSGRLTSATLPGSRTISYGYTDDRLTSVTDLRGKTTTFGYDVTSGLLTAVTDPLGKTRTTNVYDSSGRVTSQTDSRGFTTTFAYDAANPGTTYVTNPDGGIWTLKYTDGVISWQSDPYGKVTSYGYDQNLNRNSLTDANGKTATFTHDANGNVLTSTSPAPTSAVDTWTYDGLNRVTTHKDARSNTTTYSYNSLNQVTQTTDPAGGSTSYTYTGLGLLSTVTSPRGGITTYGYDGAGNRSSVTTPLGEKTTFGYDTAGRITSKIDPRGNVTGANPATCTTTYAYDPSGLLTSATDPLGHTTTYGYDADGQLTTVTDPLSHATTYGYDSEGNRTTITDTAGKTWTSTFDWAGDPTSTTDPLGNKTTTAYDKNKRPLTVVSARGNATGANPASFTTTFGYDVAGNRTTVKDALGNTTTTAYDAANRPTSVTDPLGRTTSTAYDAAGRVVTVTDPTGAVTSNGWNTVNDRTSRTDANNHTTTFTFDAVHRLATTTDPLGHTTTYGYDPEGHTTTVTDGRGQTTTAGYDPRGLPTGTTYSDSTAPITKAYDAAGRVTSVTDATGTRTLGYDNADRLLSITAPGGGTGFTYTYDTRGSVKSRTYPDGESLTYGYDDDGRQTQLTADGASTSYGYDDAGNLTTTTLPTANGYTENRTYDNVGRISAIASTKGTTTLASWQLHRDNAGQPQSVDIKRLGLTAGTESFTYDNAGRLTSGCPVTPNFTGCTAGTLTYTYDNVGNRLTQTDSYGTTTYTYDAADQLTSSKGNSVTTTYAYDNDGRTTSVTLPYRNRTIASGTTLTPGTVIASNNARLTMQSDGNLVLTQIDTGRTAWSTDTYGHPGATATLQSDGNLVVTDTTGTILWASNTAGNTGAIAKVQDDGNFVIYNTAGTAVWSSKTYRPALSNYTTTYTYDAAGNATTVVGKQTYTFTYDADGNRVTTKTDGTLSNTLTWDINNSLPQIATETNGTGGLIGDYTYDPLGLPQSQHNPSGTYYHHHDWVGSITDLTKSDGTQQLRTGYDPFGQSGTATTATGAPATPFGFAGQYNDPVIPGKQYLRAREYNTATGRFNSRDPLSSPAAAPYGSAYSYAADAPTIYTDPSGMTPQDDDPAHMSNVEAIISGLKIGFTSPFEYIGDMYNAATGQNGGAGAFVDKYYPVRPAYALYIASNKLREFGCNNVADEVDKNADELVQQLAVGMIGGIDSWAMKKFRAKATPDNPVELGAATHVPLINLWDLPAHLRGVDFEKVLELSNLPDRHATFDHWDAATKTAISLKSLDTTKPSYQKPAAIFSNLKEAINDASNYVEDRNNPGVLLGSDIQTRVMFVVVNGNVPLTSAQTEGLRRLANYGRELPTPVTVLFGTSKG comes from the coding sequence TTGACGTGTCCGGGTTCGCCCGCGAGCACCGGCATCGTCATGGAGCTGGTGAAGTACTGCGGTGACCCGGTCAACACGTCGACCGGCGCGTTCGGCGAGGTCTTCACCGACGCCCAGATCCCGGGCCCGGGGCAGACAATCCAGCTCACACGCAGCTACTCGTCGTCCCTGACCGCCGCGGGTGTGTTCGGCAAGGGCTGGGCGTTCCCATACTCGGCGTGGTTGAACGTGGGTCAGAGCCTGGTCACCTTCCATGCGGAGGACGGTTCCCAGACCGCCTACACCGTCCAGGCCGACGGATCGCTCGCTCCGACACAGCCCTACATTCACTCGACGCTGAAGAAGACCGCGTCCGGCTACCAGCTGACGACCCCTGACCAGCACCAGGTGCTGTTCGACGCCACCGGTCGGCTGACGGCCATGCGCGACCCGGCCGGGCTGGGCGTGACGCTCTCTTACACGGGCAGCCAGCTGACCGGCGTCACCGACGCCGGCGGTCACACCGTGACCTTCGGCTACACCTCCGGGCGGCTGACCTCCGCCACCCTCCCCGGCTCCCGCACCATCTCCTACGGCTACACCGACGACCGCCTCACCAGCGTCACCGACCTGCGCGGCAAGACCACCACGTTCGGCTACGACGTCACGAGCGGACTGCTGACCGCCGTCACGGACCCGCTCGGCAAGACCCGCACCACCAACGTCTACGACAGCAGCGGCCGTGTCACGAGCCAGACCGATTCCCGCGGCTTCACCACCACGTTCGCCTACGACGCCGCGAACCCGGGGACCACGTACGTCACCAACCCGGACGGCGGGATCTGGACGCTGAAGTACACCGACGGCGTCATCAGTTGGCAGTCCGACCCGTACGGGAAGGTCACCTCCTACGGCTATGACCAGAACCTCAACCGGAACTCGCTGACCGACGCCAACGGCAAGACCGCCACCTTCACCCACGATGCGAACGGCAACGTGCTCACCAGCACCTCGCCCGCGCCGACCTCCGCCGTCGACACGTGGACCTACGACGGTCTGAACAGGGTCACCACACACAAGGACGCCCGCAGCAACACCACCACGTACAGCTACAACAGCCTCAACCAGGTCACGCAGACCACCGACCCCGCCGGCGGCTCGACGTCGTACACGTACACCGGCCTGGGCCTGCTCTCCACCGTGACCAGCCCGCGCGGCGGTATCACCACCTACGGCTACGACGGCGCCGGAAACCGGTCCTCGGTCACCACGCCGCTCGGTGAGAAGACCACCTTCGGCTACGACACTGCCGGAAGGATCACCAGCAAGATCGACCCGCGCGGCAACGTCACCGGCGCGAACCCGGCGACCTGCACCACGACCTACGCCTACGACCCGTCAGGCCTGCTGACCTCGGCCACTGACCCGCTCGGCCACACCACCACCTACGGGTACGACGCAGACGGCCAACTCACCACCGTGACCGACCCCTTGAGCCACGCCACCACGTACGGCTACGACTCCGAGGGCAACCGCACCACGATCACCGACACGGCCGGCAAGACCTGGACCAGCACCTTCGACTGGGCGGGCGACCCGACCTCCACGACCGACCCGCTCGGCAACAAGACCACCACCGCCTACGACAAGAACAAGCGCCCCCTCACCGTGGTCAGCGCCCGCGGCAATGCCACCGGCGCGAACCCGGCCTCCTTCACCACCACGTTCGGCTACGACGTCGCGGGCAACCGCACCACCGTCAAGGACGCCCTCGGCAACACCACCACCACGGCGTACGACGCGGCCAACCGTCCGACCTCCGTCACCGACCCCCTCGGCCGCACCACGTCCACCGCGTACGACGCCGCCGGGCGCGTCGTCACGGTCACCGACCCGACGGGCGCCGTCACCTCCAACGGCTGGAACACCGTCAACGACCGCACCTCCCGCACCGACGCGAACAACCACACCACCACGTTCACCTTCGACGCAGTCCACCGGCTGGCCACCACTACCGACCCGCTCGGCCACACCACCACCTACGGCTACGACCCGGAAGGCCACACGACCACCGTCACCGACGGCCGCGGACAGACCACCACCGCCGGCTACGACCCGCGCGGCCTGCCGACCGGCACCACCTACTCCGACAGCACCGCCCCGATCACCAAAGCCTACGACGCCGCCGGCCGCGTCACCTCGGTCACCGACGCCACCGGCACCCGCACCCTCGGCTACGACAACGCCGACCGCCTCCTGTCGATCACCGCGCCGGGCGGCGGAACCGGCTTCACCTACACCTACGACACCCGAGGCAGCGTCAAGTCCCGCACCTACCCCGACGGTGAGAGCCTCACCTACGGATACGACGACGACGGCCGGCAGACCCAGCTGACTGCCGACGGCGCCAGCACCAGCTATGGCTACGACGACGCCGGCAACCTCACCACCACGACCCTGCCCACCGCCAACGGCTACACCGAGAACCGCACCTACGACAACGTCGGACGCATCTCGGCAATCGCCAGCACCAAGGGCACCACCACCCTCGCGTCCTGGCAGCTCCACCGCGACAACGCTGGCCAACCGCAAAGCGTCGACATCAAACGCCTGGGCCTCACCGCTGGCACCGAGAGCTTCACCTACGACAACGCCGGCCGACTCACCTCGGGCTGCCCCGTCACCCCGAACTTCACCGGCTGCACCGCGGGCACCCTGACCTACACCTACGACAACGTCGGCAACCGCCTCACCCAGACCGACTCCTACGGCACCACGACCTACACGTACGACGCCGCCGACCAGCTCACCTCGAGCAAGGGCAACTCCGTCACCACGACGTACGCCTACGACAACGACGGCCGCACCACCTCCGTCACCCTGCCCTACCGCAACCGCACCATCGCCAGCGGCACCACCCTCACCCCCGGCACGGTCATCGCGTCCAACAACGCCCGCCTGACCATGCAGAGCGACGGCAACCTCGTCCTCACCCAGATCGACACCGGCCGCACCGCCTGGTCCACTGACACCTACGGCCACCCCGGCGCCACCGCCACCCTGCAGAGCGACGGCAACCTCGTCGTCACCGACACCACCGGCACCATCCTGTGGGCGTCCAACACCGCAGGGAACACCGGCGCCATCGCCAAGGTCCAGGACGACGGCAACTTCGTCATCTACAACACCGCCGGTACGGCCGTCTGGAGCTCCAAGACCTACCGCCCGGCACTGTCCAACTACACCACCACCTACACCTACGACGCCGCGGGCAACGCCACCACCGTCGTCGGCAAACAGACCTACACCTTCACCTACGACGCCGACGGCAACCGCGTCACCACCAAGACCGACGGCACCCTGAGCAACACCCTCACCTGGGACATCAACAACTCCCTCCCGCAGATCGCCACCGAGACCAACGGCACCGGCGGCCTCATCGGCGACTACACCTACGACCCGCTCGGCCTTCCCCAGAGCCAGCACAACCCCTCCGGCACCTACTACCACCACCACGACTGGGTCGGCTCCATCACCGACCTCACCAAGTCCGACGGAACCCAGCAGCTCCGAACCGGCTACGACCCCTTCGGACAGTCCGGCACCGCCACCACCGCCACCGGAGCACCCGCCACACCCTTCGGCTTCGCCGGCCAGTACAACGACCCTGTCATCCCCGGCAAGCAGTACCTCAGGGCCCGCGAGTACAACACCGCCACCGGCCGCTTCAACAGCCGCGACCCGCTCTCCAGCCCAGCCGCGGCACCCTATGGCTCGGCCTACTCCTATGCCGCCGACGCGCCCACGATCTACACCGACCCCAGTGGAATGACCCCGCAGGACGATGACCCGGCGCACATGAGCAACGTCGAAGCCATCATCAGCGGGCTGAAGATCGGCTTCACGTCGCCGTTCGAGTACATCGGCGACATGTACAACGCCGCCACCGGCCAAAACGGCGGAGCCGGGGCCTTCGTCGACAAGTACTACCCCGTCCGCCCCGCCTATGCCCTCTACATCGCATCCAACAAGCTCCGCGAGTTCGGCTGCAACAACGTCGCCGACGAAGTCGACAAGAACGCCGATGAACTCGTTCAGCAGCTCGCTGTCGGAATGATCGGAGGAATCGACTCCTGGGCGATGAAGAAGTTCCGGGCCAAGGCCACCCCGGACAACCCCGTCGAGTTGGGAGCCGCAACCCACGTACCTCTCATCAATCTGTGGGACCTTCCCGCTCATCTGCGAGGCGTCGACTTTGAGAAGGTCCTTGAGCTGAGCAACCTTCCCGATAGGCACGCTACCTTCGATCATTGGGATGCGGCCACCAAGACTGCGATTAGCCTCAAGAGCCTCGATACCACCAAGCCCAGCTACCAGAAGCCGGCAGCCATCTTCAGCAACCTGAAGGAAGCGATTAACGACGCTTCGAACTATGTGGAAGACCGCAACAATCCCGGCGTTCTCCTCGGCTCAGATATTCAGACACGCGTGATGTTCGTGGTGGTCAACGGAAACGTCCCGCTCACCTCGGCTCAGACTGAAGGCCTACGCCGGTTGGCAAACTATGGCCGGGAGCTACCCACACCTGTCACAGTGTTGTTCGGCACCTCGAAGGGATGA
- a CDS encoding terminase large subunit domain-containing protein has product MSGVDVLVEQYRVLPAERRREIAARASPALRSRLAAVERDLAMRHSPGSLAAVLTDGKEMQAPHLDLIDQAFQRIGAGESIRLLLTMPPRHGKSRRAARWAPLWYLAQRPDHRIMIASYSSDLADDHGRWIRDAITEWGDQLGLNLHPGSKAANRFDILSKEGGLFAAGVGGGLTGKGANLAVVDDPIKDDADAQSPMMRRRLWEWWQAVLLTRVEPGGSVIVIQTRWHEDDLAGRILAGETASDWTIIDLPAIADSEDDALGRKIGEPLWPARYGRKALAAIRRAVGERVWWSLFQQKPRPVEGGVWQRAWIDKHRLTPVEFAAIELARVVVAVDPSGGDSTVNDETGIVGLGADNDDHLYVLADKSGTLGANDWGLTACRLALSLRADAIVVEANYGGNMAKSVVSQAWDQLARDGETRGQLMPMIVEVNAKVGKRLRAEPVAQLYDQGRVHHVGHFAELEGQMVTWVAGMNSPDRMDAAVHDLTELAGGGQADALGQGMDDGRLRGRR; this is encoded by the coding sequence GTGAGCGGCGTCGACGTCCTGGTCGAGCAGTACCGGGTGCTGCCGGCGGAGCGGCGCCGGGAGATCGCCGCCCGAGCGTCGCCGGCGCTGCGCAGCCGGCTGGCCGCGGTCGAGCGGGACTTGGCGATGCGGCACTCGCCCGGGTCGCTGGCCGCGGTCCTCACCGACGGTAAGGAGATGCAGGCCCCGCACCTGGACCTGATCGACCAGGCGTTCCAGCGGATCGGCGCGGGGGAGTCGATTCGGCTGCTGTTGACGATGCCGCCCCGGCACGGGAAGTCGAGGCGCGCGGCCCGGTGGGCGCCGCTGTGGTACTTGGCGCAGCGCCCGGATCACCGGATCATGATCGCCTCGTACTCCTCCGATCTGGCCGATGACCACGGCCGGTGGATCCGGGACGCGATCACCGAGTGGGGCGACCAGCTCGGCCTGAACCTGCACCCCGGGTCGAAGGCCGCGAACCGGTTCGACATCCTCTCGAAGGAGGGCGGCCTGTTCGCCGCCGGTGTCGGCGGCGGCCTGACCGGCAAGGGCGCGAATCTCGCGGTCGTCGACGACCCGATCAAGGACGACGCCGACGCCCAGTCACCGATGATGCGGCGCAGGTTGTGGGAGTGGTGGCAGGCCGTCCTCCTCACTCGCGTCGAGCCGGGCGGGTCCGTGATCGTCATCCAGACCCGCTGGCATGAAGATGATCTTGCCGGGCGGATTCTCGCCGGGGAGACCGCCTCGGACTGGACGATCATCGACCTGCCCGCCATCGCGGACAGCGAGGACGACGCGCTCGGCCGGAAGATCGGCGAACCGCTGTGGCCCGCCCGGTACGGGCGCAAGGCCCTGGCGGCGATCCGGCGCGCCGTCGGCGAGCGGGTCTGGTGGAGCCTGTTCCAGCAGAAGCCCCGCCCCGTCGAGGGCGGGGTGTGGCAGCGGGCCTGGATCGACAAGCACCGCCTCACCCCGGTCGAGTTCGCCGCCATCGAGCTGGCCCGGGTCGTCGTCGCCGTCGACCCGTCCGGCGGCGACTCCACCGTCAACGACGAGACCGGCATCGTCGGCCTCGGCGCCGACAACGACGACCACCTGTACGTCCTGGCCGACAAGTCCGGCACCCTCGGCGCCAACGACTGGGGCCTCACCGCGTGCCGACTGGCCCTGTCGCTGCGCGCGGACGCCATCGTGGTCGAGGCCAACTACGGCGGCAACATGGCCAAGTCCGTCGTCTCGCAGGCCTGGGACCAACTCGCCCGCGACGGGGAGACCCGCGGCCAGCTGATGCCGATGATCGTCGAGGTCAACGCGAAGGTCGGCAAGCGGCTGCGGGCCGAGCCGGTGGCGCAGCTCTACGACCAGGGCCGCGTCCACCACGTCGGCCACTTCGCGGAGCTGGAGGGGCAGATGGTGACTTGGGTGGCCGGCATGAACAGCCCCGACCGGATGGACGCCGCAGTCCACGACCTCACCGAACTGGCAGGCGGCGGCCAGGCCGACGCCCTCGGACAGGGCATGGACGACGGCCGCCTGCGGGGCCGCCGGTAG